One segment of Nitrospira sp. DNA contains the following:
- a CDS encoding polysaccharide biosynthesis protein, translated as MKQIAVRIFQKISTRFGQVLLAYRAALVMGVQAGLIVAANFTAFAFRFDGQIPALYAEAMRRGMPFVCGVYLTGLWAFGIHRGLWRYVGLHDLGRILWACVASTAAIFVLVHPILGWVEYPRSVILGTGLLAGLYVAGIRLLVRWFREWLQIVGPTARRVLIVGAGNAGELLVRNMQMDPSYNYRPVAFVDDAPVKQRAKIHGIPVAGSIDDIRRIADRFEVHEILVAIPSASLALKQRILAAVEGATVPIKILPSVKQLLEDPTLLQQVRPMSLVDLLQREPIQTDQQELHPLIEGKTVLVTGAGGSIGSELCRQIAQYRPGTLVLFERYENALHGLLLELQAAFPTMAILPIVADITMPERVAEVFRQTGPDIVFHAAAHKHVPLMELHPKEAVRNNVWGTHVVAEAALASGVSRFVLISTDKAVNPSSVMGATKRIAEHLIQRISQRGPTRFTAVRFGNVLGSNGSVVPLFAEQIKKGGPVTVTSPEIKRFFMTIPEAVQLVLQASVMGQGGEVFVLDMGEQIKIADLARNMIVLSGLVPGKDIAIEYTGLRVGEKLYEELFEESEQVLATSHPKINRAVGEPLQVDDCERWLEALHLKLLECEDEELLQDLKRIVPTFLPASPQRVS; from the coding sequence ATGAAGCAGATCGCTGTTCGAATCTTTCAAAAAATCTCGACGCGGTTTGGGCAAGTCCTGCTTGCCTATCGCGCTGCGTTGGTGATGGGTGTGCAGGCGGGATTGATTGTAGCCGCTAACTTTACGGCATTTGCGTTTCGGTTCGACGGGCAGATTCCTGCGCTCTATGCGGAGGCCATGCGTCGAGGAATGCCGTTCGTCTGTGGTGTGTACCTCACAGGCCTCTGGGCGTTTGGGATTCATCGAGGGTTGTGGCGTTACGTTGGCCTGCACGATCTCGGGAGAATTTTGTGGGCGTGTGTGGCAAGTACTGCGGCGATTTTTGTCCTGGTGCATCCAATTCTGGGTTGGGTGGAATACCCACGGTCTGTCATCTTGGGGACCGGATTGTTGGCCGGTCTGTATGTGGCGGGTATTCGACTGCTCGTACGTTGGTTTCGGGAGTGGCTTCAGATTGTCGGACCGACGGCTCGTCGCGTGCTGATTGTCGGAGCTGGCAATGCGGGGGAGCTTCTCGTTCGCAACATGCAAATGGATCCTTCGTACAATTATCGGCCAGTGGCGTTTGTGGATGATGCTCCGGTGAAGCAACGGGCGAAGATCCACGGCATTCCCGTAGCGGGAAGCATTGATGATATCCGGCGCATTGCCGACCGCTTTGAAGTGCATGAGATCCTGGTGGCCATTCCCTCGGCTTCGCTGGCGCTCAAACAGCGGATCCTTGCCGCGGTAGAGGGCGCAACGGTCCCAATCAAGATTCTCCCCAGTGTCAAACAGCTCTTGGAAGATCCGACCTTGCTGCAGCAAGTCCGGCCGATGAGCCTGGTCGATCTGCTCCAGCGGGAGCCGATTCAGACAGATCAACAGGAGCTGCATCCGCTGATTGAAGGAAAAACGGTGTTGGTGACCGGTGCGGGAGGATCGATCGGATCCGAGTTATGTCGACAGATTGCCCAGTATCGACCAGGGACGTTAGTGCTGTTTGAGCGGTATGAAAATGCGTTGCATGGGTTGTTGTTGGAATTGCAGGCCGCATTTCCCACGATGGCGATTCTGCCGATCGTCGCGGATATCACGATGCCTGAGCGGGTGGCGGAAGTGTTTCGGCAGACGGGACCGGATATCGTGTTTCATGCGGCTGCGCACAAACATGTTCCTTTGATGGAGCTCCATCCCAAGGAGGCCGTACGAAACAATGTCTGGGGCACGCATGTGGTGGCTGAAGCGGCCTTGGCGTCGGGGGTGAGTCGATTTGTGTTGATCTCCACAGATAAGGCCGTCAATCCGTCTAGCGTGATGGGGGCTACCAAGCGGATTGCCGAGCATTTGATTCAACGAATTAGCCAGCGAGGGCCCACACGATTTACAGCGGTTCGGTTTGGAAATGTGCTTGGAAGTAATGGCAGCGTCGTGCCCTTGTTCGCCGAGCAAATTAAAAAAGGTGGTCCGGTGACCGTGACCAGCCCCGAGATTAAACGGTTTTTTATGACGATTCCTGAAGCTGTCCAACTCGTCTTGCAAGCCAGTGTGATGGGGCAAGGGGGCGAAGTCTTCGTTCTAGATATGGGAGAACAGATTAAGATCGCGGATCTGGCGAGAAATATGATCGTGCTGTCCGGTCTCGTGCCAGGGAAAGATATTGCGATCGAATATACCGGGTTGCGAGTTGGGGAAAAGTTGTACGAGGAGCTGTTTGAAGAGAGCGAACAGGTCCTGGCGACTTCCCATCCAAAGATCAATCGAGCTGTCGGTGAACCGCTGCAGGTGGACGATTGCGAACGATGGCTCGAAGCCTTACACCTGAAGTTGCTGGAGTGCGAGGATGAGGAGTTGCTGCAAGATCTCAAACGTATTGTGCCTACGTTTCTGCCCGCCTCTCCGCAACGGGTGTCCTAG
- a CDS encoding HAD hydrolase family protein produces MFATDVDGVLTDAGMYYSESGDEWKKFNTRDGMGIKLLQKAGVITAIITQESTKIVMRRAQKLTIPEVHQGAYDKLAVLKDLIARHDLTMEQVAYIGDDVNDLQALGAVGFSASPADGIPQVQKTVRYICKKKGGEGAVREVADLILAAQQPR; encoded by the coding sequence GTGTTTGCGACGGATGTCGATGGGGTCCTGACCGATGCCGGGATGTATTATTCCGAGTCCGGGGATGAGTGGAAGAAATTCAATACTCGTGACGGAATGGGGATTAAACTGCTGCAGAAGGCCGGGGTGATCACCGCGATCATCACGCAAGAGTCGACGAAAATCGTCATGCGCCGCGCGCAGAAGTTGACGATCCCTGAAGTACATCAGGGAGCATACGACAAGCTGGCCGTGCTCAAGGATCTCATTGCCCGCCACGATCTGACGATGGAGCAGGTGGCGTACATCGGTGATGATGTGAACGATCTTCAGGCGCTGGGAGCGGTCGGATTCTCCGCTTCCCCCGCCGACGGCATTCCTCAGGTTCAGAAGACCGTACGGTACATCTGCAAGAAAAAAGGTGGAGAAGGGGCTGTGCGGGAAGTCGCCGATCTCATCCTGGCGGCGCAGCAGCCGCGGTGA
- a CDS encoding mannose-1-phosphate guanylyltransferase/mannose-6-phosphate isomerase, with product MDMTNHLYPVILAGGSGTRFWPLSRHLYPKQLLRIIGDETLIQQTMRRVLSCARPDHVIISTNPGQADSIRVQLSEWKSELQHNYVVEPVGRNTAPAIALVAAELVRRDPEAMMLVLPADHVVTGEKAFQAAVVLGAQLAEQGRLVTFGIKPTRPETGYGYIQPNRRIALGKKGRLTGHPVARFVEKPNRAKATQYLKNGNYFWNSGMFLWRASTILEEIRRHQPKLAKAIERVHALMASGAEPREVEAAYKKVPSVSIDNGVMELSANAAMIPVGFGWSDVGNWSSLEEVAPRDKAGNVVSGRVIDMDSSNSVLYADRRVVATIGLSDMVVVDTPDATLICPKSRSQDVKQMVEILKQQGAPEHLEHVTVFRPWGSYTVLEEGPGYKVKRVTVNPGGRLSLQLHHKRSEHWVVIAGTARVTRGEELVDLRVGQSTAIPVETPHRLENLGNETLHIIEVQNGHYLGEDDIVRFKDDYGRTAGR from the coding sequence ATGGATATGACCAACCATTTGTATCCCGTCATTTTGGCCGGAGGGAGCGGGACCCGGTTCTGGCCGCTCAGCCGGCACCTCTATCCCAAGCAATTGCTGCGCATCATCGGCGATGAAACACTGATTCAGCAGACTATGCGGCGTGTGCTCTCCTGTGCCAGGCCCGATCATGTGATCATTTCCACCAATCCTGGTCAGGCGGATTCCATTCGCGTGCAGTTGAGTGAGTGGAAGTCCGAGTTGCAGCACAACTATGTGGTGGAACCGGTGGGGCGGAACACGGCACCGGCCATTGCGTTGGTTGCAGCGGAGCTGGTCCGTCGCGATCCCGAGGCCATGATGCTGGTCCTGCCGGCCGATCATGTGGTGACGGGAGAAAAGGCCTTTCAGGCCGCCGTAGTTCTAGGAGCGCAGCTTGCGGAGCAGGGACGGTTGGTCACCTTCGGGATCAAGCCGACCAGACCGGAAACCGGGTACGGGTACATTCAGCCGAATCGCCGGATCGCACTTGGAAAGAAGGGGCGGTTGACGGGCCATCCGGTGGCACGATTTGTTGAGAAGCCGAATCGCGCGAAGGCGACGCAATACCTGAAGAACGGCAATTACTTTTGGAATAGTGGGATGTTTCTCTGGAGGGCATCCACCATTCTGGAGGAGATTCGCCGGCATCAGCCGAAGCTGGCCAAGGCGATTGAGCGGGTTCACGCGTTGATGGCTTCCGGCGCCGAGCCTCGGGAAGTTGAGGCGGCCTACAAAAAGGTGCCGTCGGTCTCGATCGATAACGGGGTGATGGAGTTATCGGCCAATGCGGCGATGATTCCAGTCGGCTTCGGATGGTCGGACGTCGGCAATTGGAGCAGCCTGGAAGAGGTGGCTCCGCGCGACAAGGCCGGCAACGTGGTGAGCGGGCGAGTGATCGATATGGACAGCAGCAACTCCGTGTTGTATGCCGATCGTCGGGTTGTGGCGACCATCGGTCTCTCGGACATGGTGGTAGTGGATACGCCAGACGCGACGTTAATCTGTCCGAAGTCCCGCTCTCAGGACGTGAAACAAATGGTTGAGATCCTGAAGCAGCAGGGTGCGCCGGAGCACCTGGAGCATGTGACGGTGTTTCGCCCCTGGGGATCGTACACGGTGTTGGAAGAGGGGCCCGGTTATAAAGTGAAGCGCGTGACGGTGAATCCCGGCGGGCGCCTGTCCCTGCAGCTCCATCACAAACGCAGCGAGCATTGGGTGGTCATTGCTGGGACTGCCCGTGTCACCCGCGGGGAGGAACTGGTGGATCTCCGGGTAGGACAGAGTACGGCGATTCCCGTGGAAACGCCGCATCGTCTTGAGAACCTCGGGAACGAAACCCTGCATATCATTGAAGTGCAGAACGGCCACTATCTGGGGGAGGATGACATCGTGCGGTTCAAAGATGACTATGGGCGAACGGCCGGTCGGTGA
- a CDS encoding phosphomannomutase/phosphoglucomutase: MALFREYDLRGIVGEELTEAIAEQVGRAYATLAREQGTSCISLGRDGRLSSPALQQALIKGLLAGGLDVVDLGLCASPLLYFSLFTLPVQGGIMITGSHNAAEYNGFKICIGKEAIHGEDIQHLRRVMESGRFSTGSGRLSSHPIIPDYLQHLKRSFVDVRADHLHVVIDCGNGAASLVAKQALEQMGCRVTGLYDELDGRFPNHHPDPTVVENLQDLIHTVQQHKADVGIGYDGDADRIGAIDERGQILWGDRLMVVYAREILSRRPGTTFISEVKASQCLYDDIAAKGGRPIMWKTGHSLMKAKLKAESAVLAGEMSGHMFFADRYFGFDDAIYASCRLVEILAKTKQSLSSLVADLPQTTVTPEIRVDCPDSVKFQLVDQVRTQLSSYLEAGKPVGASNLTMRELVTIDGVRAIFEDGWGLIRASNTQPALVLRFEAPSQARLDVIRATIETELAQARRVLSV, from the coding sequence ATGGCGCTCTTCCGTGAATATGATCTCAGAGGCATTGTCGGCGAAGAACTGACGGAGGCGATTGCCGAGCAGGTGGGGCGTGCCTATGCCACCCTTGCGCGCGAGCAGGGCACGTCATGCATCAGTCTTGGAAGAGACGGCCGGTTGAGTTCACCCGCGCTGCAGCAGGCGTTGATCAAAGGCCTGCTCGCCGGTGGGTTGGATGTGGTCGATCTGGGGCTGTGCGCCTCGCCGCTGTTGTATTTTTCCCTGTTTACCTTACCGGTGCAGGGCGGGATCATGATTACCGGCAGCCACAATGCCGCTGAATACAACGGTTTTAAAATCTGTATCGGCAAGGAAGCCATTCATGGCGAGGACATTCAGCATCTGCGCCGGGTCATGGAGTCGGGGCGATTTTCGACCGGCTCGGGACGGCTGTCCTCTCACCCCATTATTCCGGACTACCTGCAGCATCTGAAGCGCAGTTTTGTCGACGTGCGGGCGGATCACCTCCATGTCGTGATTGATTGCGGCAATGGCGCCGCCTCCCTGGTCGCCAAGCAGGCGCTCGAGCAAATGGGGTGTCGGGTCACGGGCCTCTACGATGAGTTAGATGGGCGTTTCCCCAACCATCATCCCGATCCCACCGTGGTGGAGAATCTCCAAGATCTGATTCACACCGTGCAACAACATAAGGCCGATGTCGGCATCGGCTATGACGGTGATGCCGACCGAATCGGCGCGATCGATGAACGGGGCCAGATTTTGTGGGGCGATCGCTTGATGGTGGTGTATGCGCGGGAGATCCTGAGCCGCCGGCCAGGCACGACGTTCATTTCGGAGGTGAAGGCGTCGCAATGTTTGTATGACGACATCGCGGCCAAGGGCGGACGTCCGATCATGTGGAAGACCGGCCACTCGTTGATGAAGGCGAAACTTAAAGCAGAATCGGCGGTGTTGGCGGGGGAAATGTCCGGGCACATGTTTTTTGCCGATCGGTATTTCGGGTTCGACGATGCGATCTATGCGTCTTGCCGGTTGGTAGAGATCTTAGCCAAGACCAAACAATCGCTGTCGAGCCTGGTCGCCGATTTGCCGCAGACTACCGTGACGCCGGAGATTCGTGTGGATTGTCCCGACAGCGTCAAGTTTCAACTCGTTGATCAGGTGCGCACTCAGTTATCTTCCTATCTCGAGGCGGGCAAACCTGTGGGGGCCTCAAACCTCACGATGCGTGAACTGGTCACGATCGACGGAGTCCGTGCCATTTTTGAAGACGGGTGGGGGTTGATCCGCGCATCCAACACTCAGCCGGCATTGGTGCTCCGGTTTGAGGCTCCCTCACAAGCCCGCCTCGATGTCATCCGGGCGACCATCGAAACCGAACTGGCGCAGGCGCGGCGTGTCCTGTCTGTATAG
- a CDS encoding DUF3108 domain-containing protein, producing the protein MLTLFMSLTGEAADTIPEGRAAASTPLPFANGERLAYDVTWLGMRAGIATMVVQEGADDRGKPQLTLSMSARSSPTVTKFYPVDNRGVSQVDLETFLPRHMTFARREGKRFNDFDYTFRHSDGVVTAVKDGKTDELAIPPDVQDAMSCLYYVRKVLPFVPGTSLTLTVHHDKKNYKMDVRVEGLETVEGIWGKRETARVVVIMPFQGIFLNEGNIRVWFTTDDHRVPVRMKAKVVIGSIVAELTEGYGAVAHP; encoded by the coding sequence ATGCTCACCCTCTTCATGTCGTTGACAGGGGAGGCTGCCGACACCATCCCCGAGGGGAGGGCCGCTGCTTCTACACCGCTTCCCTTCGCGAACGGAGAACGGCTCGCCTACGACGTGACCTGGTTGGGCATGCGCGCGGGTATTGCCACCATGGTCGTGCAAGAAGGCGCCGACGACCGGGGCAAGCCGCAACTCACGCTGAGCATGTCAGCCCGGTCGAGTCCTACGGTGACGAAGTTTTACCCCGTCGACAATCGTGGGGTGTCGCAGGTCGATCTCGAGACGTTTCTTCCACGGCACATGACGTTTGCGCGACGTGAGGGGAAACGGTTTAATGACTTCGACTATACCTTTCGGCACAGCGACGGGGTGGTGACGGCCGTGAAGGACGGCAAAACCGACGAACTGGCCATCCCGCCGGATGTGCAGGATGCCATGTCCTGTTTATATTACGTGCGGAAAGTGCTGCCGTTTGTCCCCGGGACCTCCCTGACCTTGACGGTGCATCACGACAAGAAAAACTACAAGATGGATGTGCGGGTCGAAGGGCTTGAAACGGTGGAGGGAATCTGGGGAAAGCGAGAAACGGCTCGGGTGGTCGTGATCATGCCGTTCCAGGGTATTTTTCTGAACGAAGGCAATATTCGGGTCTGGTTCACCACCGATGACCACCGTGTGCCGGTTCGCATGAAGGCCAAGGTCGTCATCGGCTCGATTGTGGCGGAGCTGACCGAGGGGTATGGAGCGGTCGCACATCCCTAG
- the fbp gene encoding class 1 fructose-bisphosphatase, whose protein sequence is MAKFPITLSRFIIEQQAAHPEATGEFSVLLTQIGLVGKMIAHDLRRAGLNKILGTTGETNVQGEVVKKLDQIANDTFVRVFEHSGLVCVLASEEMEKPLKMVHEGAKYMLLVDPLDGSSNTDVNMPLGAIFSIRRSRTGQSVEDELLQKGTAQIAAGYVLYGASTMLVFTVGQGVHGFTLEPSIGEYLLSNENIRIPSRGKVYSVNEGNYHRWPAGTQRYLDYLKVQDKPTGRPYSGRYSGCLVADVHRILLGGGIYLYPGEKDKPEGKLRLMYEGNPLAMVVEQAGGKATTGTMRILDVEPKALHQRVPLIIGSAEDVSLAEDYVQGRA, encoded by the coding sequence ATGGCGAAATTCCCCATTACGTTAAGCCGTTTTATTATCGAACAACAGGCCGCGCATCCTGAAGCGACCGGTGAATTTTCCGTCCTGCTGACCCAAATCGGCCTCGTTGGCAAAATGATTGCTCACGACTTGCGTCGAGCCGGGCTGAATAAGATCCTCGGCACCACCGGAGAGACCAATGTCCAGGGCGAGGTCGTCAAAAAGCTCGATCAGATTGCCAACGATACGTTTGTGCGCGTCTTTGAACACAGTGGTCTCGTCTGCGTCCTGGCCTCTGAGGAGATGGAAAAGCCTCTGAAAATGGTCCATGAGGGAGCCAAGTACATGTTACTGGTTGATCCTCTGGACGGATCGTCCAATACCGATGTCAATATGCCATTGGGCGCGATTTTCTCCATCCGCAGATCGCGGACGGGGCAGTCCGTCGAGGATGAGTTGCTGCAAAAGGGGACGGCGCAGATCGCCGCAGGCTATGTGCTGTACGGGGCGAGCACCATGCTCGTGTTCACGGTCGGGCAGGGCGTGCATGGTTTCACGCTGGAGCCGTCCATCGGTGAATATCTCTTGTCCAACGAGAACATTCGCATTCCGTCGAGGGGCAAGGTCTATTCGGTGAACGAAGGGAACTACCATCGCTGGCCTGCCGGCACACAGCGCTATCTCGATTATCTGAAAGTGCAGGACAAGCCGACCGGGCGTCCCTACAGCGGGCGATACAGCGGGTGTCTGGTCGCGGATGTGCATCGCATCCTCCTGGGTGGGGGCATCTATCTGTATCCGGGGGAGAAGGACAAGCCGGAAGGAAAACTGCGGTTGATGTATGAAGGAAACCCCCTGGCCATGGTCGTCGAGCAGGCGGGAGGCAAAGCGACGACGGGGACGATGCGAATTCTCGATGTTGAGCCCAAGGCGCTGCATCAGCGGGTTCCGCTCATTATCGGCAGTGCAGAAGATGTGAGTCTGGCGGAAGACTATGTGCAAGGACGGGCGTAA
- a CDS encoding class I fructose-bisphosphate aldolase, which produces MSNRVQEILSWYESDNAGTKTNIARLLNSGKLAGTGKLVILPVDQGFEHGPARSFAPNAGGYNPQYHFQLGLDAGCNAYAAPLGFIEAGASHFAGQIPLILKLNSHDTLHDEKDPMPSVTGSVRDALRLGCSAVGFTIYPGSSHCNAMYEQLRAIAEEAKSCGLAVVVWSYPRGSGLSKEGETALDVVAYAAQIAAQLGAHIIKVKLPTAHLEQAAAKKVYEAEKIPTATLTERVRHIVQSSFDGRRIVIFSGGAKSDEKTVFDEVRAIRDGGGFGSIIGRNSFQRPKAEAVKFLNTIMALYAGEKP; this is translated from the coding sequence ATGAGCAATCGGGTCCAGGAGATTCTGAGCTGGTATGAGAGCGACAATGCGGGAACGAAGACGAACATCGCCCGACTGCTGAATTCAGGAAAACTCGCCGGCACAGGCAAGTTGGTGATCCTGCCGGTCGATCAAGGGTTCGAGCACGGTCCGGCCAGAAGTTTTGCGCCCAATGCCGGCGGCTACAATCCGCAGTATCATTTCCAGCTAGGGCTCGATGCCGGATGCAACGCCTACGCGGCTCCGCTCGGATTCATCGAGGCGGGCGCCAGTCATTTTGCCGGGCAAATCCCACTCATTCTGAAACTCAACAGCCACGATACCCTTCACGATGAGAAGGATCCCATGCCCTCCGTGACCGGCAGCGTGCGGGACGCGTTGCGGTTGGGATGCTCGGCGGTAGGATTCACGATTTATCCGGGCTCATCCCATTGCAATGCGATGTATGAGCAGTTGCGGGCGATTGCGGAAGAAGCCAAGAGCTGCGGATTGGCTGTGGTGGTCTGGTCGTATCCGCGTGGGTCAGGACTGAGCAAGGAGGGGGAAACCGCCCTCGACGTGGTGGCCTATGCGGCTCAGATCGCGGCACAGCTCGGCGCTCACATCATCAAGGTCAAACTGCCGACCGCCCATCTGGAGCAGGCCGCGGCCAAGAAGGTCTATGAAGCCGAAAAAATTCCTACGGCAACGCTGACGGAGCGCGTCAGGCACATCGTGCAGAGTTCGTTCGACGGGCGTCGCATCGTCATCTTCTCCGGCGGCGCGAAGAGCGATGAAAAAACGGTGTTCGACGAAGTGCGCGCGATTCGTGACGGGGGAGGATTCGGGTCCATCATCGGACGGAATTCATTCCAGCGGCCGAAAGCGGAAGCGGTCAAGTTTCTGAACACGATCATGGCGTTGTACGCGGGCGAAAAACCATAA
- a CDS encoding DegQ family serine endoprotease, giving the protein MDDVRPPTEPRPSTRSWIFPGMLLAAGVLIGVILTSDLGWLPTGHAVPESAPPVASVPVPRPVSTAVQPTLSGAGGQSFVEVAKVVKPAVVNIFATRNGSSEEGKGTPFEDPFFRRFFGEEWMKRFEAPKERKERGLGSGVIVDANGLIITNNHVVNKADEIKVFLSDKREFKAKLVGTDAKTDVAVLKIEATGLPTVAWADSDKLEVGEFVLAVGNPFGLTQTVTLGIVSALGRAAGIAEYEDFIQTDAAINPGNSGGALVNVRGELVGINTAIYSQSGGNMGIGFAVPSNMAHTIMEQLVQHGKVVRGWLGVSIQELTPELSSQFGVPKDVKGVLVSDVMDDSPAKKAGFERGDVIVEYDGKPMDSPAHLRNAVAQTIVGKKVTVKIIREKKAKSIDLTIAEQPKNLAQAGVEEGGESVAPAGLLSDIEVRELNTELAGRYGLKGSDRGVVVVRVKPGSPAEEAGVREGDLVLEVNRKSVGTVKSYEQVAANLPKDQAVLLLLRRQGRAIYLTLRP; this is encoded by the coding sequence ATGGATGACGTTCGTCCCCCAACCGAACCGCGCCCTTCGACGCGGTCCTGGATCTTCCCCGGTATGCTGTTGGCGGCGGGGGTATTGATCGGAGTCATCCTGACCTCGGATCTGGGATGGTTGCCGACCGGACATGCTGTTCCGGAGTCGGCTCCTCCTGTCGCCTCCGTTCCCGTTCCACGGCCGGTTTCCACGGCCGTGCAACCCACCTTGTCCGGTGCCGGTGGACAGAGTTTTGTCGAAGTCGCCAAAGTCGTAAAGCCGGCCGTGGTAAATATCTTTGCGACTCGGAATGGATCGAGTGAAGAGGGCAAGGGCACGCCGTTCGAAGATCCCTTCTTCAGGCGATTCTTCGGCGAAGAGTGGATGAAACGGTTCGAGGCGCCGAAGGAACGCAAGGAACGGGGGTTGGGTTCAGGTGTGATCGTCGATGCCAACGGCCTGATTATCACCAACAATCACGTGGTCAATAAAGCTGACGAGATCAAAGTTTTCCTGTCCGACAAGCGGGAGTTTAAGGCGAAGCTGGTCGGCACGGATGCCAAAACCGACGTCGCGGTCCTAAAAATCGAGGCGACGGGATTGCCCACCGTGGCCTGGGCCGATTCCGACAAACTGGAAGTCGGCGAGTTCGTCCTGGCGGTCGGTAATCCTTTCGGTCTGACGCAGACCGTGACGTTGGGCATCGTCAGCGCCCTCGGCCGTGCAGCCGGTATCGCTGAATACGAAGACTTTATCCAGACCGATGCGGCCATCAATCCCGGGAATTCCGGCGGCGCGCTGGTGAACGTGCGTGGCGAACTGGTCGGCATCAATACGGCTATTTATAGTCAGAGTGGTGGCAACATGGGCATCGGCTTTGCGGTGCCGAGCAACATGGCCCACACCATCATGGAGCAACTCGTTCAGCACGGCAAAGTCGTGCGTGGCTGGTTGGGGGTATCCATTCAGGAACTGACGCCTGAATTGTCGTCGCAGTTCGGTGTGCCCAAAGACGTGAAGGGCGTGCTCGTCAGTGATGTCATGGACGACAGTCCGGCGAAAAAAGCCGGGTTCGAGCGCGGAGACGTGATCGTGGAGTATGACGGTAAACCGATGGATTCTCCGGCGCATCTGCGTAATGCCGTGGCTCAGACGATTGTCGGAAAGAAGGTCACCGTCAAAATCATCCGAGAGAAGAAAGCAAAGTCCATCGATTTGACTATTGCCGAGCAGCCGAAAAATCTCGCCCAGGCCGGGGTGGAGGAAGGCGGAGAGTCAGTGGCGCCAGCAGGATTGCTTTCCGATATCGAGGTGAGGGAGCTGAACACGGAGTTGGCCGGCCGGTACGGACTGAAGGGGAGCGATCGCGGGGTCGTGGTGGTTCGCGTCAAGCCAGGCAGCCCTGCGGAGGAGGCCGGCGTGCGCGAAGGAGATCTCGTGCTCGAGGTGAATCGCAAGTCGGTGGGGACGGTCAAGTCGTATGAACAAGTCGCTGCAAATCTGCCGAAGGACCAGGCGGTGTTGCTTCTGCTGAGACGGCAGGGGCGAGCCATTTATCTGACGCTGAGGCCGTGA
- a CDS encoding TRAM domain-containing protein, whose protein sequence is MVARAIFVLLSALAGMALFLRAQDPSREFLLLGLGMGAVAGGLILAGEYALRRLSFGIIVGGAVGLSGGLVLTGLVEWVGSAVFDVETFLFHIGGLVFLLGFPYLGLAMGARFGNEQFPSVSQGAASSGNSAACLKVLDTSVIIDGRVADLCETGFLEGPFLVPHFILNELQHIADSSDSLKRARGRRGLDILNKIQKMPDVDVRIVEEDFPHVKEVDAKLVVLAKKVGGRIVTNDLNLNKVAELQGVRVLNINELCNALRPVVLPGETIRVFVLKEGKEAGQGVAYLDDGTMIVVDNARRCIGRNVDVTVTSVLQTTAGRMIFTRLKEESEREEYQVARG, encoded by the coding sequence ATGGTAGCACGGGCCATATTTGTTCTTCTCAGCGCTCTTGCAGGAATGGCCCTGTTTTTGCGGGCCCAGGATCCTAGTCGAGAATTTTTGCTCCTCGGGTTGGGGATGGGTGCGGTCGCCGGCGGTCTCATTCTGGCCGGCGAATATGCGCTTCGCAGACTTTCATTCGGTATTATTGTCGGTGGTGCGGTCGGGTTGTCGGGCGGATTAGTCCTCACGGGATTGGTGGAATGGGTTGGGAGTGCGGTCTTCGATGTCGAAACCTTCCTGTTTCACATCGGCGGATTGGTGTTTCTGCTGGGATTCCCCTATTTGGGGCTCGCGATGGGAGCGCGGTTCGGCAACGAACAGTTTCCATCGGTTTCTCAAGGGGCCGCTTCTTCGGGCAACTCAGCCGCCTGCCTGAAGGTGCTGGATACGAGCGTGATTATCGACGGCCGGGTGGCTGATTTGTGCGAGACGGGATTTCTGGAAGGGCCGTTCCTGGTTCCGCATTTCATTTTGAATGAGTTACAGCATATCGCGGATTCGTCGGATTCGCTCAAACGGGCGCGGGGGCGTCGAGGGCTGGATATTCTGAACAAGATACAAAAGATGCCGGACGTCGACGTCCGCATCGTCGAGGAGGATTTCCCTCACGTCAAGGAAGTTGATGCCAAACTCGTAGTGTTGGCCAAGAAGGTGGGGGGGCGGATCGTCACCAATGATTTGAATCTCAACAAGGTGGCCGAATTACAGGGTGTGCGTGTGTTGAACATCAACGAACTCTGCAATGCCTTGCGACCGGTCGTGCTGCCCGGAGAAACGATTCGCGTGTTCGTGCTGAAGGAAGGCAAAGAGGCCGGGCAGGGCGTGGCCTATCTTGACGACGGCACGATGATCGTCGTGGACAACGCGCGGCGCTGTATCGGCCGCAATGTAGATGTGACGGTCACCAGCGTGCTCCAAACGACGGCAGGGCGAATGATCTTCACCCGGCTGAAGGAAGAGTCGGAACGGGAAGAGTATCAGGTCGCCCGTGGGTAG